DNA from Alnus glutinosa chromosome 2, dhAlnGlut1.1, whole genome shotgun sequence:
GCTTGAGACCTGAGATAATGGATGCTTTAGCTCAGAATGGCGAACTTGAAAAACTGCTCAAGCTCAGCTTTGGCTCAGTTCaaggtttaaataattttactgAGCTTGTTGTCACAAGcaatatttaaatattcaatattagaTCCACTCCCTGTGGCCAAAATCaattcatgaaaaagaaaactaatgtACACAAAAATCAATCAAGGTTTCAGCCAAAGTATGGCTACCCAAAGATTTAAAGAACAATTACattaaaaatgtttaaatttttaaagtaaTGTGTCACCATCTTCTTAATTGTTAGCATGTAATCATAGTATTCAAACATTCACTTGATTGTTGAGAACTCCAAAATGTAAAAAATGTATAgggaataagaaagaaaaataaggaagTCTAAAGAGTGTCTCAAATGTGAATATAAACAGAGCCACTTTATTAAGGGAAAAGTTTGCAACATACCCTCAAAGTGGACAAATTAGCAAGAGTAATAATCTCCAGTTGATGGCTGCTGATAATCTCTGCAACTGCGTCACTTCGGCATAGCAAAAAAGCTGGTCGCCTGAAGACAAAAACATCATAGCCTGAATTAGAGGAACTTGTAATGTGAAATTTTCAATCAGACAAATTAggttaaaatttaacaaaatcccAAGTTTACAATTTAGCACTCTATTTAATTAGAAAGGAGGAAAGACAATGGAAAATTTGGTTAGGTAGAAATTTGTCTCACGGGAGTTAAGATTTAAGGGGAAATTAGTTGAAGTCACATACAAGATTAAGAACAAGATAGAAGTGCTTGCTAAAGCCTAGGCGATATCCACTTTCCTTACTTTATAAGAGagatactaaaaaaaattctttttttctcatctCATTTTCCTTGATTAGATTTTGATTCAAGGATTGCATCCAATACCAATTAAAGAAGTGAGAAATCACACTAGATTCTCTATACAGATTCTGTTCTTATCCACATACAGTTCCGTTTGCTAAATAAAATGTTGGAAAACAGTAACAAGAAATTCAATTCATTCTCTTTAGTTACTAGTGACTTCAACTAACAAAGGCTGAAAGAAACTAAGCAAAGACGTCAAGAATCATAAAATAAGGAATTGATTTCATTTGTTTCGCAAGATTCTCTCAAGAAGTAAATAGAATACCAGGTTCAAACAACTTAACATTCTCTACCTATAGTAAAACTATAAATCAACATTTCTTATCTCTCTGTTGGTAAATTCAAACTTGTCACTATCCTCTTCCTCATTTCTGAAAATAGGTgttaagggggaaaaaaaaaacttagctTTGTAACAATCAGATATATTATACTTTGGGGCCTTACAAAAATAGGGTTATCAAAGAATTCATCATATTCAAATTAGATTCTGCAATCGTTTCCATATTTTCgtcattttaaaaaactattttttttggCCTATAAAATCGCACAACATTAAAGTATCatgatgctatttttttttttgataagtaagaattcattaaaaagcgcagaggggcgcaaccctagtacacagggagtatacaacggagcccctaattagaggaccgaaacgaacaagaaagtaaaaaatcagcgtacgACATACTACCCATGCCATTCGCCGACAtccaaaaaaacaacatattaagcatatttctacaaagagccccagcctgaacctccacatcctcaaaaagcctagaatttctctcccgccacaagccccacaaaacacaaagaGGAACCTGTTTCCAAACACGAtgaacaggaccacgacccagcaaagtacCCCAAGCACTCAATAAGTCCAAGAcgctcctaggcataacccactccaccccaaacaaaccataaaaaaaactccaaacaactcgagccacgtcacaatggagaagaaggtgatcaacggattccccatgctttttacacataacacaccactcaaccaccacaatTCCACGCCTACGTAagttgtcatgagttaaaatcttccctaaagctgctgtccatacaaagaatgcaacccgcttcggagctttaacacgccatatacccttccaaggaaaagaagccgtctcgtgacaaactaaagctttatagaaggtcttcacttcaaaattcctcatcttggaaagaatccacaccgccctatcaacctccccatgccgaacccgagtagagtataaTTGTTCGAAAAAGGACATCACTatctccaactcccaatcctgagcattgcgcgtaaagagaacattccaatgagccacacctcctaccatagacaaattatccaccacccaagcatctgGAGAACGCGCAATAGTAAACAAAGTTGGAaaacagagcttgagaggcctgtccccacaccatagatcatgccaaaagcgaatatgggacccatcacccacctcataacgcaaaaacttggcaacattatcccaccccttacgaataaacttccaaacactgacaccataaggcTCTATCAccggtaaagaacaccaacctcccctcacactcccatacttcacctcaataaccgatctccacaaagcatcgcACTCCTGAGAAAACATTTGGATGTGGAATATGTCTGTAGGACACCATAGTACATATGAATTTCCATATGATTAGTGTATTTGAAGTTTTCTTGCCAATATTATCCCCCTAGACCTAGAtgcaaataatttttctttttgaattccACTGAGCAGGAATCAAAGAACATGGGAAAATCTCAGAAGACAATAAAGACAACAGAGTGAGGAAGAGAACCTACAAACAGCCAAAACAAAGATGCCGATTTATctttacatttaatttcttagttATTTTAGATTTGGATTCAAATTTTGTATCCAATAGATATACACTAGTATGAAAGATCATCACGACTGCCCATGTAGTTATCACTTTTTTCTGTAAATTTGATTCATATCAATCTTATTGGTTATAgttcatatttttcaattttataagGTTTTTTACTTTCCTAGATATTTAAACAAACTTTTTCTAGGTGCAGCAAAGGCACTTTGGGACAAAGATCAGGACAAAACCTTAAATATCCAAGTTGGATGTTTTGCCAACAAATATCAACATGGGGTTTCTTTCCCTTCCATATTGTATCACAGCTTATGCCAAAAGATAATAGAGTACATAGACATTAGatacttcaaaaaaaatcacGCTCCAACAGCTTTGAGTCAAGCTGAAACTCATTGTTGCATTAGGAACAAGTGTCGGTATCATTTTTCTATACCCTACAATAAGAACTTGGTagaaatcaagagaaaaaaaaaaaaaaaaaaaaaaagaagacttgCAGTTCACCAAGTTCATCCTTCTCATAGCTTTCAGTTCATCCGAAATTAAATGCACCTTGAATTTTTGGACTTAGATGTTTTCACTAATAGGGattgatttgttctctctccctccctccctccctccctccctccgaAGCATTAGAATTGTACttatcaagaagaaaataacaagTTCCTATATGGTaaggcaaaagaaaaaatatccgagccattatttaaaaagaaaagaaaaaaaaaaaaaaaaaaaaaaaagaggctaggaaaaagtgaaaaaaggaaaagaaaaaaagaacaattccAGGGTACCTTTCACGTCTTTCATTTGCAAGTGACCTGAGAGATTTCACAGCAGAATCTATAAGATCCATCTGATACTCCACCCTTTCATTTGTCCAGCACTGGAATAATAAGAAGACCATCAAAAAGTGATAGCACCAACTACTATACCTCCATAAACTTTTCAGACAGCTGACACTGTATTATAATAAACAAAAAGTATCATCCATGACCCAAGCGCAAAACAAGCAAGACAATTTGTCACCAAAATTTACATAGTGACAGGGGACAGTCCCTTCATCACAATGAAGAATATTACATGTCACAAGTTAGCAAGGATGGCTGTCAACTTTGTTACTATTATGCTTAAAACCAAATTTACCTAACTGAATGCCTCTGGTTCAAAGAACAGCCTTCctgtaataaataaatgattGGCTCCACATCTACATAAACTATCAAATGGTCCACCTTATCtatgccttaatttttttttttctttcaaattaaaaagCTACACAACCTCTACAGTCAGGTAATCGGAGATAAAAATAGTAGCTTAACTGGTACTAGAATTTTCTCTTACAAATAAAAAAGCTAGACTGACCTCTACAATTGATGGGTACTCGCATATCATAATTGATTCCAATCTTGGACTGTCTCTTGATGAAGGAAGGCGCTGCCATAATTCTTCGGTAACATATGGCATAAAAGGATGAAGCAGTCGCAACCCATTGTCAAGACATAACCAAAGCGTGTCTCGAGCAAAACTCCTTGCAGACTCAAACTTTGGTTCGTTCCCAGCAAAGAAAGGCTTAATTGCTTcaataaaaacatcacacaattggTACTGCCACCATGAATATACTGTACTCGCTGCATCTGAGAACTCATACGATTCCAGGGACGTAACAGTTTTGGATATGGCTTTGTTCAATACTGAGAGTATCCACTGACAGCTAAATGGCAAGACATCCGGATTTACATTAGGGGGCGGAACATAATCATCTCCGAGCCTGCTCATAGCAAATCGTACAGCATTCCACAATTTATTACACCACTGACGATACCCAACCACCCTTAGAATATCCAGATTTATTTTATCAGACTGAAAGACAATGATCACACCTTCAGTAAATCAATTGAAGGAAACAGCCAAATGGGCAAAGAAAAGATGGGTACAAGATTGAACCTGAGCTGTGTAACAGATGAGTGCAAAACGAAGAGCATCGGCACCACACTCAGCAATACCGTTAGGAAAGTCTTTCAGCTGTCCTTCCTTGGCAACAGCCAATTCTTTGGGATCCAAGTTACCCTCCTCTAGCCTCTTATGAAGACCTTCCAGGGATATACCATTTATTACTTCAAGCGGATCAATGACATTTCCCAAAGACTTGGACATCTTGCGCCCATGTGCATCACGAATCATAGGGTGCAAATAAACCTGCATAGTGTTTAAAAATGATAGAATGCGCGGGAACATGCATACATTACAGAAAATAATCAAGGCCTCAATTAACAAcggttttctgttttcaaaaccaaaaacacacttttctcaaatctcaaaaccattaacaaacaattcaaaacacattttttagaaaacttttcacAACTTTTTACAGGAATACTTTGAGAAAACAGGTACTTAATTTTTCAGGTATAGGGGCTAacttattacttaaaaaaaaactgagcgATTGTTGTCTGGCCACCTCCAATGGAGGAGAGGGGTGGCCGCATGGCCACCCCAACGGTTAGAGGTGGTTGTGCAACCACCAAGACCAGCCACGCAACCACCTCTATCCTCGTTAGAGGTGGCTACGCGGCCACCACAACAATGCAGCCACCCCAACCAAATAGGGCTGGCTGCCAACCAAATCGAAGCGGCCGTGCAACCATCCCTCTCCTCAgctgaaaacaattttttattagtaagaAGCCAACTCTACACCTTCttgtgttttctcaaaataagcatgcttaatatatgtttctttgaaaacacaaccaaacatttttcttaagtGGACCACACAGAAAACAGTGTGGAacccacacacacaaaaaaaaaaaaaaaaaaaacacttctcacttctcatcaaaacactttttcaaactaaataaaaaaaatacttctcaaAACAATTATCAAACATATCCCAAAATTTTCCTAGTATACATGCATACATCTTTTAAAGGTAAAtacaactttctttcttttataagtaatcgaattATCATTAAAAGCTTAAAGCTTAAAGCACTCCCAGATACACaggaaatatataaaagaaaacaactaACTAGCTAGAATGAGAaggaaatcatgataactaagcTCCAAAGGggaaacagaagaaaaaagacaaaatttctaAGCAACTGTATGTGATTGAACCCATGACCTGACCCTCCATCTCTTGTTTGAGGGACGAGAAGATGCCGTTTCATTCAAAGATGATGTGTATCTATATAAACACATGCCTACATCTTTTAATATAGCTTTAGCTTATACTGATGGTGCAACCATATAATTTGAATATGTTAAGGCAACCTCCATAATGAAATTGGGAAGCATATCCATGGTTGCTCACCATTGCCCTCACCATGCTAATGATACTACAGATTTTGTGTCAAGAAGACTTTGGgggaagagttttttttttctaacaatcaTCTTATATTTGATGTGGCTACCAAATCTTTCTGCCGTAAAAGAAAGTAAACACACCAGAATGTAGCTGAGAAGTTTTCGGGTTGCTATGAGGAAAGGCTTGGGTAAGGAAAGACTTGGGCAAATTCAGGCATGTATTTTATGGCACAGAAGTGAGCACCAGGGCACAAGATTCAGGTATGTGACACAAGAAGGACCTTTCCAGTTGACAAGAAATGTCAACTGGCTTGGGCAAATTCAGGCATGTATTTTATGGCACAGAATTGAACACCAGGGCACAAGATTGAGGCATGTGACACACCAGAAGGACCTTTCCAGTTCCACTGCCATCATTTCAAAAGATAATATGGTGCACCTGGTCATATCTTGTGGATATGACCCTTACTGCTCAATATCACCAAGAACGAAAAGGAAAGTTGACAATTATTCATCCTTCCTCTGTACATATAGAAATAGTTAGAAActcaacttttttattattggtAATTTACACATGCACCTAATGAGCCTTGAAACCACGACCTCTACATCCAACCTGTTCTTATAGGGGAAGGACGTATATTTTGAGCCAGATCTCATTGGTTCGCATGAATCAAAAACTTGATACAATAATGCAGAGGAAAAAGAGCAACTACTATCTGAATAAATCCTGAACCTTAGATAGTCTACAGTATGCTGCTACACCTTAGACTTAAATACTGAACCTAAGATAGTCTATGCTATGCTGTTATATTGGACCGTCAGGCTTATATGAActtttatttaacaaaaatttgtgtCCTGTAATATTAGATTGAATGTTAGTCAAAGGTCATATTATAAGATGTGTATTATGCAACTTAGGAAAAAGATGACCATAACATGGCTGTAAAATATAAATAGGATAAAGTCAACTTACTTTTCTAAAAGGAACATCACCACTCAATTTAATTCCTAGCATCACCATGCGAGCAACCCAGAAAAATAGAATATCATGGCCAGTTTCCAAAACTGAAGTTGGATAAAATGCCTTAAGATCATCTGTATCATCAGGCCAGCCCAAAACAGTTAAGGGAAAGAGACCAGCAGAAAACCATGTATCAAGCACGTCAGGATCTTGACTTAAATGAAACTTCTTCCCCTTATACATTCGCTCAGCCTCCTCTCGAGCCTCTTCCTCATTTCTTGCAACCACCCAGTGATCATTGTAAGCACCAATTTCCTTCAGCTCATCATCCTCCAGCATGACATACCATGCAGGAATTCGGTGACCCCACCAAAGTTGCCTTGAGACACACCAATCACGAATGTTTTCAAGCCATCTGTGATGTTTACGATCCAAGTAATATTCaaatttaatcatatataataatattgaaaataaaaaggctAAAAATCAACATATATGGAGCATGCCTGGCAAATTAGAACTAAACATCAGAAAAACCCCACCAAGGATATGCCTAAAGAACTTCatctttttgaataaaattcagAGATTCTACTGACTGTTACAACAATTACATTCTCTGCATTGCTTTTCAGAGGAATGTTCTGGAAGATATAGcaaacccttttttatttttggataataTCTAGTCCTCATGATGCAAAATTCTGAAACTTAGAAAGCAAGGTAAGAAGACATATTTGACCACCTCCTCCAGTCAGCAGAATACTGTTTCGGAATGATCTCTATTTTCCTGTTTTCCTCATCGATGACAGCATCAAGAGCTTGCCTCGCCATATCATTGCAATTAACATACCACTGGGGCTTTACAAGCGGCTCCACAACATCATTGGTTCTTGAACAAAGGCCAAGACGCATCTCATTGTTTTTAGCACCTCTATAAAGGCCCTAAATACATGGAGGACGATATATTAATAAACAGGAATAAACAACATCAAGTAATACAAGTATCACACACAGAGCACATGAATAAAGACCAGATGTTATGAAATAAGGACCAATATATGAATACATTGAGAATTTATAGAATAGACAATTTAAATAGAAGTGAGAGTTCTCCAAAATTCATTGAAAGACGATCAAGCCAAAACAAACCTTAATTCTCAAATCCTGCATTTTGTAGATATTATAATGATTCCATTTTGTGAAAGCTTTCCTGTTTACTTTAAGCCTCAAACCCTTGGGAGGGATTTTGAGAAATGGAATTGTAGTAACATCTGCATTTTGCAGATTTTTTTATAACAATACCGTGTTGGGAGAAATTTTTCTGTTTACTTTTTGAGTCCTCAAAAACTATTGGAGTTATTTTGACTGTATATTATAGACAACTTTAAAATTTCTTATCCAAGAACGCCATTAACTttaagattaaaataataataacaattgtTATCAAAACCAAAAGGGAAAACTATTTGTGCTTTTGGATTAAATTTGTTTTCCAACTGTGTATTTAGGCTAGGCAGACAATATTGTAATGAAAAGTACTTCCACAGTAATTCATGTAAAGCTTGTCCTGCAAAGCAAGAGCTTTTTTTCAATTCTCATTGGTATTACAACTCAGATAAATGCTCCAGATATTCATAACCATTTCTAACTCAGACAttcatcaataaaaataaaaataaatcattttgggttgtggattcatcaacaaaattttgtctaaaatataacttttttataGCCTCAGTTATGTGAGGACTATCTGAGTACCATAGTACCAATACCTTCTTTTGTAATGCTTCAGTAACTGCCTCACGGGCTTTAAAACGTGGCATCTCTGCAAACTCTGAGCCACCATTGCTGTTTATTTTCCCGTCATCGGTAAAAATGTTGATGAACTCAAGATTATGACGCTTTCCAACCTCAAAATCATTCGGGTCATGAGCTGGGGTGATCTGCAGGATCAACAATGGATCATGAGTTTTTTCATCCTCGAAACAGAAAAGTCAAAAGAGAACTCTCATTGTAAGCTTCCTTAGCCTTGAAAATAACTTTTACCTTAACAGCACCAGTCCCAAACTTCGGATCAACAAGGATTGCATCACAAACTATAGGAAGCTTTCTTCCATTAAATGGATGAATGGCAAATTTTCCATGAAGATGACTGTACCTAGAGTCATCTGGATGTATAGCAATAGCAGTATCCCCAAGCATAGTTTCCACTCTAGTAGTAGCCACAACAATCTCACCCAGATCTCCTTCCAAAGGGTAAGCAAATGAAGTTAATACACCGAACTCAACAGGTTTCTCATATCCTGGAACCTTAAGTGGAGTCCTTTCTTTGATTTCAATATAGTCCACCTAAAAGACCAAGCAACTTCAATAATTCAGAATCCATTGaacatactttttttaaaaataaatatgaaacaATTCATTATAAAGACTGCCTCTTCGAGGACATGACTTACCTCGATATCAGATAT
Protein-coding regions in this window:
- the LOC133861797 gene encoding valine--tRNA ligase, mitochondrial 1 isoform X1; translation: MFVVPIAISGADFGAAVISQCFQLRFFHKTQLFLNLATQICSVRTPPFSAPLRSFSTTNKMADLEKKLDVEDLEKKKKKEEKAREKELKKQKALEKAAKLQAQQAPNTLKRSEKKMVKRGGEEENPEEFVDPETPFGEKKRMSHQMAKQYNPSVVEKSWYAWWEKSGLFVADAKSSKASFVIVLPPPNVTGALHIGHALTAAVEDTIIRWRRMSGYNTLWVPGVDHAGIATQVVVEKKIMRESHLTRHDIGRERFVSEVWKWKDKYGGTILQQLRRLGTSLDWSRECFTMDEKRSKAVTEAFVRLYKEDLIYRDLRLVNWDCVLRTAISDIEVDYIEIKERTPLKVPGYEKPVEFGVLTSFAYPLEGDLGEIVVATTRVETMLGDTAIAIHPDDSRYSHLHGKFAIHPFNGRKLPIVCDAILVDPKFGTGAVKITPAHDPNDFEVGKRHNLEFINIFTDDGKINSNGGSEFAEMPRFKAREAVTEALQKKGLYRGAKNNEMRLGLCSRTNDVVEPLVKPQWYVNCNDMARQALDAVIDEENRKIEIIPKQYSADWRRWLENIRDWCVSRQLWWGHRIPAWYVMLEDDELKEIGAYNDHWVVARNEEEAREEAERMYKGKKFHLSQDPDVLDTWFSAGLFPLTVLGWPDDTDDLKAFYPTSVLETGHDILFFWVARMVMLGIKLSGDVPFRKVYLHPMIRDAHGRKMSKSLGNVIDPLEVINGISLEGLHKRLEEGNLDPKELAVAKEGQLKDFPNGIAECGADALRFALICYTAQSDKINLDILRVVGYRQWCNKLWNAVRFAMSRLGDDYVPPPNVNPDVLPFSCQWILSVLNKAISKTVTSLESYEFSDAASTVYSWWQYQLCDVFIEAIKPFFAGNEPKFESARSFARDTLWLCLDNGLRLLHPFMPYVTEELWQRLPSSRDSPRLESIMICEYPSIVECWTNERVEYQMDLIDSAVKSLRSLANERRERRPAFLLCRSDAVAEIISSHQLEIITLANLSTLRVIGENDAAPGGCAVSVVNENLSVYLELQGTLSPEAELEKIRKKMDEIRKQHDKLSKMMNVSGYREKVPPHIHQENVAKLSSLMQEVLSLEEAGQHIEAQASEK
- the LOC133861797 gene encoding valine--tRNA ligase, mitochondrial 1 isoform X2; the encoded protein is MFVVPIAISGADFGAAVISQCFQLRFFHKTQLFLNLATQICSVRTPPFSAPLRSFSTTNKMADLEKKLDVEDLEKKKKKEEKAREKELKKQKALEKAAKLQAQQAPNTLKRSEKKMVKRGGEEENPEEFVDPETPFGEKKRMSHQMAKQYNPSVVEKSWYAWWEKSGLFVADAKSSKASFVIVLPPPNVTGALHIGHALTAAVEDTIIRWRRMSGYNTLWVPGVDHAGIATQVVVEKKIMRESHLTRHDIGRERFVSEVWKWKDKYGGTILQQLRRLGTSLDWSRECFTMDEKRSKAVTEAFVRLYKEDLIYRDLRLVNWDCVLRTAISDIEVDYIEIKERTPLKVPGYEKPVEFGVLTSFAYPLEGDLGEIVVATTRVETMLGDTAIAIHPDDSRYSHLHGKFAIHPFNGRKLPIVCDAILVDPKFGTGAVKITPAHDPNDFEVGKRHNLEFINIFTDDGKINSNGGSEFAEMPRFKAREAVTEALQKKGLYRGAKNNEMRLGLCSRTNDVVEPLVKPQWYVNCNDMARQALDAVIDEENRKIEIIPKQYSADWRRWLENIRDWCVSRQLWWGHRIPAWYVMLEDDELKEIGAYNDHWVVARNEEEAREEAERMYKGKKFHLSQDPDVLDTWFSAGLFPLTVLGWPDDTDDLKAFYPTSVLETGHDILFFWVARMVMLGIKLSGDVPFRKVYLHPMIRDAHGRKMSKSLGNVIDPLEVINGISLEGLHKRLEEGNLDPKELAVAKEGQLKDFPNGIAECGADALRFALICYTAQSDKINLDILRVVGYRQWCNKLWNAVRFAMSRLGDDYVPPPNVNPDVLPFSCQWILSVLNKAISKTVTSLESYEFSDAASTVYSWWQYQLCDVFIEAIKPFFAGNEPKFESARSFARDTLWLCLDNGLRLLHPFMPYVTEELWQRLPSSRDSPRLESIMICEYPSIVECWTNERVEYQMDLIDSAVKSLRSLANERRERRPAFLLCRSDAVAEIISSHQLEIITLANLSTLRVIGENDAAPGGCAVSVVNENLSVYLELQGTLSPEAELEKIRKKMDEIRKEKVPPHIHQENVAKLSSLMQEVLSLEEAGQHIEAQASEK